A single Aspergillus puulaauensis MK2 DNA, chromosome 7, nearly complete sequence DNA region contains:
- a CDS encoding putative amino acid transporter (COG:E;~EggNog:ENOG410PJ3E;~InterPro:IPR013057;~PFAM:PF01490;~TransMembrane:11 (i36-60o66-86i107-134o160-176i188-206o218-240i261-281o301-320i370-390o396-418i482-504o)), with amino-acid sequence MDDEAGIGAGSAGSFRSNSRRRGVRGKQNPGAHHQASWISCVINLVNTIVGAGVLAMPLAISHMGIVLGVFVILWSGVTAGFGLYLQSRCAQYLDRGSASFFALSQITYPNAAVIFDAAIAIKCFGVGVSYLIIIGDLMPGVVQGFAGGDPAYDFLVDRHFWVTVFMLIIIPLSYLRRLDSLKYTSIAALVSMAYLVVLVVYHFIIGDTKDGRGPIRVIHWAGAVPTLSSFPVIVFAFTCHQNMFSILNEISNNSHFRTTAVVFASIGSSATTYILVAITGYLSFGNSVGGNIVGMYPPGLWANIGRAAIVILVMFSYPLQCHPCRASVDAVLRWRPKRSAGGNEGSPHRHPLLPGGPRGSRTAEPMSDLRFSIITTSILILSYIVAMTVSSLEAVLAYVGSTGSTSISFILPGIFYYKISAPDSAAHQRLMKEDDEAEDGYISGASEPDDGNAQSRPLTESGVLRRHTSTWRREVLRKLSLALAIYGVIVMVTSLVTNVVFIASH; translated from the exons ATggacgatgaagctggaaTCGGGGCCGGCTCTGCTGGTTCCTTTCGGTCGAACTCCAGAAG GCGCGGAGTCAGAGGCAAGCAAAATCCGGGGGCACACCACCAAGCTAGTTGGATTAGCTGTGTGATTAATTTGGTGAATACAA TTGTTGGTGCCGGTGTCCTTGCCATGCCCCTCGCCATCTCGCACATGGGAATCGTCCTCGGTGTATTCGTGATCTTATGGTCCGGTGTAACGGCAGGCTTTGGACTATATCTTCAGTCTCGATGTGCGCAGTATCTCGACAGAGGAAGTGCTTCGTTCTTCGCCCTCTCCCAGATCACCTATCCCAACGCCGCCGTCATTTTCGACGCCGCGATTGCGATCAAATGCTTTGGCGTCGGGGTCAGCTACCTTATCATTATCGGGGATTTGATGCCAGGAGTAGTTCAGGGCtttgctggaggagatccGGCGTACGATTTCTTAGTGGACCGTCATTTCTGGGTGACGGTGTTCAT GTTGATTATTATTCCCCTTTCATATCTACGGCGACTGGACTCGCTCAAATACACCAGTATTGCGGCTTTGGTCTCAATGGCCTATTTGGTGGTTTTGGTTGTTTATCACTTTATCATCGGAGACACGAAGGACGGCCGAGGTCCGATCCGTGTCATTCACTGGGCGGGAGCTGTTCCGACTCTTAGCAGCTTTCCAGTGATTGTGTTTGCTTTTACATGTCATCAAAAT ATGTTTTCTATTCTCAACGAAATCAGTAATAATAGCCACTTTAGAACGACCGCCGTCGTGTTCGCCAGTATTGGCAGCTCTGCTACAACCTACATACTTGTTGCTATTACCGGATACCTATCATTCGGCAATAGCGTGGGCGGAAACATCGTGGGCATGTACCCGCCGGGCTTATGGGCTAATATCGGACGTGCCGCGATTGTCATACTCGTCATGTTCTCCTACCCCCTCCAATGCCACCCGTGCAGAGCATCGGTTGATGCAGTCCTACGTTGGAGGCCTAAGCGTAGTGCGGGTGGAAACGAAGgatctcctcatcgtcacCCTCTTCTACCCGGAGGCCCGAGAGGATCTCGAACAGCAGAACCAATGAGCGACCTGCGATTCTCTATAATTACGACATCGATCCTCATTCTGAGCTATATTGTCGCCATGACTGTCTCGTCCCTTGAGGCTGTCCTCGCATACGTTGGCAGCACTGGAAGCACCAgcatcagcttcatcctccctgGCATATTTTACTACAAAATTTCTGCTCCGGATTCAGCAGCACACCAACGTCTCATGaaagaggacgatgaggctGAAGATGGTTATATCTCAGGGGCCAGCGAACCGGACGACGGTAACGCCCAATCTCGCCCACTTACTGAGAGCGGGGTTCTGCGTCGGCACACCAGCACATGGCGCAGAGAAGTGCTCCGGAAACTGAGCCTAGCGCTTGCCATCTATGGAGTTATTGTCATGGTTACCTCTCTAGTCACGAACGTTGTGTTCATCGCGTCTCACTAA
- a CDS encoding DUF1479 domain-containing protein (COG:S;~EggNog:ENOG410PG1Y;~InterPro:IPR010856,IPR027443;~PFAM:PF07350): protein MSLSKLLTRSTVRAASTSTASQTTKAAGDISSVFPSLRPDYNPEPLPPRFKHLKEKFFRENEDALKKSWERLLPSLEEEVHKIKAKGSDIIPSVEYSDVVSGNVSQESLAEIRHRGSVVIRNVVPRKEARGWKEKVEDYVAANQERVKAFPPDSPAVFELYWTPSQAEARAHSNMLDTQRFLQRLWHSSDPNTRISTRNPLTYADRLRIRQPGDGKFTLGPHVDGGSLERWEDLEYSRVYAKILEGKWEEHDPWDAKHRVTAQMDLYNGAGACSMLRFFQGWLSMSNTAPGEGSLHVCPMLTHSSAYTILRPFFNGETMQPTIDNTFPGSVPGACQEYNPITHPHLELEKTMVPVPEVEPGDYVAWHCDSLHSVDKEHRGKGDSSVLYIPATPMCDMNVDYLLKQRKAALEYSPPWDFPGAGGPGESGFKGALDWNSVRPEGQRAMGLGSQPWEITGDMTEGEKQAVEKANKACFA from the exons ATGTCATTATCAAAACTTCTTACGCGATCGACTGTGCGGGCGGCCTCTACATCCACCGCTTCTCAAACCACCAAGGCTGCGGGGGATATCTCTAGTGTCTTTCCCAGCTTGCGACCGGATTATAACCCGGAGCCGCTGCCTCCTCGGTTTAAGCATCTAAAAGAGAAGTTTTTCCGTGAGAACGAGGatgcgttgaagaagagttgGGAGAGATTACTTCccagcctggaagaggaagtacACAAAATCAAGGCCAAAGGGAGCGAT ATTATCCCGTCCGTGGAGTACTCTGATGTCGTTTCTGGAAATGTATCTCAGGAGAGCCTGGCAGAGATCCGTCACCGCGGATCAGTCGTGATCCGAAATGTGGTGCCGCGCAAAGAAGCACggggatggaaggagaaagTCGAGGACTACGTAGCTGCCAACCAGGAAAGAGTCAAGGCATTTCCCCCGGACTCGCCGGCAGTGTTTGAGCTATACTGGACGCCGTCTCAGGCAGAGGCTCGCGCTCACTCCAACATGCTAGACACACAGCGcttcctgcagcgcctgtGGCATTCCTCAGATCCCAACACCCGAATTTCGACACGGAACCCTCTCACATATGCAGACAGATTGCGAATTCGACAGCCAGGTGATGGCAAATTTACCCTAGGCCCTCACGTGGACGGTGGCTCTCTGGAGCGCTGGGAAGACCTCGAGTACTCGAGAGTGTACGCCAAAATCCTTGAAGGCAAATGGGAAGAGCACGACCCATGGGATGCGAAACACCGCGTTACTGCACAGATGGACCTATACAACGGCGCAGGGGCATGCTCCATGTTGAGGTTCTTCCAAGGCTGGCTCTCTATGTCCAATACAGCACCAGGGGAAGGCTCACTGCATGTTTGCCCAATGCTGACGCACAGCAGTGCGTACACCATCCTTAGGCCATTCTTCAACGGCGAGACGATGCAGCCAACGATAGACAATACCTTCCCGGGATCCGTTCCAGGTGCTTGCCAGGAATATAACCCCATCACTCACCCACATCTCGAATTAGAAAAGACTATGGTGCCTGTTCCGGAGGTTGAACCTGGCGACTATGTTGCCTGGCACTGCGACTCATTACACTCGGTAGACAAAGAACACCGCGGCAAGGGCGATTCGAGTGTTCTCTATATCCCTGCCACCCCGATGTGTGATATGAACGTTGATTACCTGCTTAAGCAGCGGAAAGCAGCGCTTGAATACTCCCCGCCATGGGACTTCCCTGGAGCAGGCGGACCAGGCGAGAGCGGTTTCAAGGGAGCCCTGGACTGGAACTCGGTTAGGCCCGAGGGACAGCGCGCCATGGGATTGGGATCACAGCCATGGGAGATCACAGGCGACATGACCGAAGGAGAGAAACAGGCCGTTGAGAAGGCGAACAAGGCGTGCTTTGCATAG
- a CDS encoding uncharacterized protein (BUSCO:EOG09260QVP;~COG:S;~EggNog:ENOG410PIW9;~InterPro:IPR015943,IPR011678,IPR026895,IPR018391, IPR002372,IPR011047;~PFAM:PF13360,PF07774;~SECRETED:SignalP(1-19);~TransMembrane:1 (n3-14c19/20o893-913i);~go_component: GO:0072546 - ER membrane protein complex [Evidence IEA];~go_function: GO:0005515 - protein binding [Evidence IEA]) — MWLQATLLLVASCVPSTLAIYPDEVGHIDFHHALLGVPSSQSTFFHRPSSSSSATLLYTVSEKSLLGAVNPKDGELLWRQNLSRSDVAPDQNAQGLLRASSGTNTVVSGLGDYVSAWSALDGKLIWESWSPNMPVVDLELLELEDASATSSDRDAIVLSGGQAGSIKRLDGSTGEIKWEHHDQSGDFPFQVSSSSTNVFYISLQPALLKGHKIRVTSLDPLTGRQTHQQVLNSDSDISGPESVLFVGANNAFPVIAWADKSHKTLKVNVIGSKQVTSVNIDNTSGEEIKSIQVHAPKTLNALPHFLVHYETASGSWAEVYHVDLKSSTVSKAYSLPFLKGWAAFATSTKDANVYFTRITDSETTVVSSASHGVLGRWPQHPPLDNAVHAVSEVATKGDTVAVRTAIVLESGDWQMVQNGAIGWLRPEALSGALAAAWANVDSQQDLAHQLEVEGHESLLKAYIHRVKRHVNDLQYLPDWLKGLPKRVLTSLLADEVSNLDSFGVSKPVLVATKNGRVYSLDSGNHGKVSWNVKASEADTWNVKAIRTQPGSATVYVDDGSTVTLNVTTGDIVQRGPATGKFSSVVPDDEVSENVFTVTQEDGRILGWNSRDPKLPVWVFQPAPGEKIIRATARPPHDPVASIGTVLGNRSVLYKYLTPNAALVTAIGENSATFYLLDAVTGQILHTSTHRDVDTAQPIASTISENWFAYSFYAESPDPSEPRGYQLVISEMFESPIPNDRGPLGSASNYSTLIDLPLPHVISQSYMIAEPISHMAVSQTRQGITTRQLIATLPESNAIVGIPRPILDPRRPVDREPTVNEAEEGLRKYTPFLEFDGRWYLTHTRQVAGINTVMSAPTLLESTSLVFAFGNDIFATRNTPSQAFDILGKGFSKLQLLFTIVALAVGVSILAPIARKKKTDMLWKTR; from the exons ATGTGGCTGCAGGCGACGCTCCTTCTGGTCGCCTCTTGCGTCCCCTCGACGCTCGCAATTTACCCTGACGAGGTCGGCCATATCGATTTCCACCATGCGCTGCTAGGTGTCCCGTCGTCCCAATCGACCTTTTTCCACCgcccatcttcctcctccagcgctACCCTACTCTACACAGTATCGGAGAAATCGCTTCTTGGTGCGGTCAACCCGAAAGATGGAGAATTGTTGTGGAGGCAGAACCTGTCCCGCTCCGATGTAGCCCCCGATCAGAATGCCCAAGGCTTGCTGCGTGCCTCGAGCGGAACAAACACGGTTGTTAGTGGGTTGGGAGACTATGTTTCCGCCTGGAGCGCTTTGGATGGAAAATTAATATGGGAGAGTTGGTCCCCAAATATGCCTGTGGTGGATCTTGAGCTCTTGGAACTGGAAGATGCCAGCGCCACTTCCTCGGACAGGGACGCAATTGTGCTTTCTGGAGGCCAAGCGGGCTCGATTAAAAGGCTGGATGGCTCGACGGGTGAGATTAAATGGGAGCATCATGATCAAAG CGGCGATTTCCCCTTCCAGgtgtcctcctcctcgaccaacGTCTTCTACATCTCTCTACAGCCAGCTTTGCTGAAGGGTCATAAAATCCGGGTTACCTCGCTGGATCCCCTGACCGGTCGCCAGACGCACCAGCAGGTACTCAACTCCGACAGCGATATTTCCGGACCGGAGTCGGTGCTCTTCGTGGGTGCCAACAACGCGTTCCCTGTTATCGCCTGGGCAGATAAGTCACACAAGACGCTAAAGGTCAATGTAATCGGCTCCAAGCAAGTTACATCGGTCAATATCGACAACACTAGTGGAGAGGAAATCAAGTCCATCCAGGTTCACGCTCCGAAGACCCTCAATGCGCTACCCCACTTCCTTGTTCATTACGAGACCGCGTCCGGTTCTTGGGCTGAGGTTTATCACGTTGACCTCAAATCTTCGACCGTGTCAAAGGCCTACAGTCTGCCGTTTTTGAAGGGATGGGCTGCTTTCGCTACCAGCACCAAGGACGCTAATGTCTATTTCACTCGGATCACCGACTCTGAGACAACTGTTGTGTCGTCCGCTTCTCACGGTGTTCTCGGAAGATGGCCCCAGCACCCTCCCTTGGACAACGCCGTCCATGCGGTTTCGGAGGTAGCTACGAAGGGTGACACTGTGGCTGTTCGCACGGCCATTGTGTTGGAATCTGGTGATTGGCAAATGGTTCAGAATGGCGCGATCGGGTGGCTCCGACCTGAAGCGCTGTCCGGCGCATTGGCCGCCGCCTGGGCTAACGTGGACAGCCAGCAGGATTTGGCTCACCAACTCGAAGTCGAGGGTCACGAGAGTCTTCTCAAGGCGTATATACACCGTGTGAAGCGCCATGTAAATGACCTCCAATATCTTCCCGACTGGTTGAAGGGGCTGCCTAAGCGTGTTCTGACTAGCTTGCTTGCCGACGAAGTTTCTAACTTGGACAGCTTTGGCGTCTCGAAGCCCGTCTTAGTTGCCACCAAAAATGGACGGGTATACTCTCTAGACAGCGGAAACCATGGCAAAGTGTCCTGGAACGTTAAGGCTTCCGAGGCGGATACTTGGAATGTCAAGGCGATTCGGACTCAGCCTGGGTCTGCTACGGTGTATGTTGACGATGGTAGCACTGTTACCTTGAATGTCACTACAGGGGATATAGTCCAACGTGGCCCTGCCACAGGCAAGTTCTCTTCGGTTGTCCCTGACGATGAGGTCTCAGAAAATGTATTCACTGTGACCCAGGAGGATGGAAGGATTCTCGGATGGAACTCGAGGGACCCCAAGCTGCCCGTATGGGTATTTCAACCCGCACCCGGGGAGAAGATCATTCGCGCCACTGCTCGCCCACCTCACGACCCAGTCGCTTCTATCGGCACGGTTTTGGGCAACCGATCCGTTCTGTACAAGTACCTGACTCCCAACGCGGCACTCGTCACAGCCATTGGGGAAAACTCAGCCACATTCTATCTGCTAGACGCAGTTACCGGCCAGATCCTCCACACGAGCACGCATCGGGATGTTGACACCGCGCAACCTATCGCCTCCACAATTTCAGAGAATTGGTTCGCATACTCCTTCTATGCGGAAAGCCCCGATCCTTCCGAACCAAGGGGATACCAATTGGTCATATCGGAGATGTTCGAATCTCCCATTCCCAACGATCGCGGTCCTTTGGGCTCCGCATCCAACTACTCCACACTTATCGACTTGCCCCTTCCTCATGTCATCTCCCAATCTTATATGATCGCGGAACCCATCTCACACATGGCCGTCTCCCAAACCCGCCAGGGCATCACCACCCGCCAACTCATAGCCACTCTCCCAGAGTCCAACGCCATAGTCGGCATCCCTCGCCCCATCCTGGACCCGCGCCGCCCCGTCGACCGAGAGCCCACCGTCAACGAAGCCGAGGAGGGTCTAAGGAAGTACACCCCCTTCCTCGAATTCGACGGAAGATGGTACCTCACGCACACGCGCCAGGTCGCAGGAATCAACACCGTTATGTCTGCACCCACGCTCCTAGAAAGTACATCCCTGGTGTTCGCCTTCGGAAACGATATTTTTGCCACGAGGAATACGCCTAGCCAGGCGTTTGATATCCTAGGAAAGGGATTCTCGAAGTTGCAGTTGCTTTTCACGATTGTGGCCTTGGCTGTCGGTGTTTCGATTTTGGCTCCGATT gcccgcaagaagaagaccgaTATGCTTTGGAAGACGCGgtag
- a CDS encoding cytochrome P450 (COG:Q;~EggNog:ENOG410PJ9D;~InterPro:IPR001128,IPR017972,IPR002401,IPR036396;~PFAM:PF00067;~SECRETED:SignalP(1-13);~go_function: GO:0005506 - iron ion binding [Evidence IEA];~go_function: GO:0016705 - oxidoreductase activity, acting on paired donors, with incorporation or reduction of molecular oxygen [Evidence IEA];~go_function: GO:0020037 - heme binding [Evidence IEA];~go_process: GO:0055114 - oxidation-reduction process [Evidence IEA]), with protein MAFLLLSLPIALCVVFLFSRWRNDPLASIPGPEIAKWTGLVLKYHWLVGNRMKYVHALHERYGPIVRVSPDEVDVCDLAAVKEIHRIGTPFLKPYAFYRTLTSPDMENLFNTSDVKFHSARRRLFSSSASDAELHKSEALIDARVKLAIEKMRAEMKTALSGAVDVFQWWIFMTTDIIGELCFGDSFRMLEYGRNNQYSHDLTAVAATEAVKVAFPGLISLAGSIPIPIPYVQEAAQAGARLGKYAVESIERYKALLSKSLSSPTAEPMKQTLFTRLFQLQSNNGKPGVEEGEEGSLPDKAILDEAITFIVAGSDTTANTLTYLVWTLSQPANAHLLSNLVTELSSLPEDFTDSDLKPLPHLTNTINETLRLYSGVPSALPRVSNTPTTLATHPIPAGTIVTTQAYTLHRERSIYPNPLEFQPGRWDNPTRAMKDAFMPFGGGARTCLGVHLARMELRLATARFFRAFPGAKVHGDMRAEEMEQVAWFLLAPVGKRCLIRG; from the exons ATGGCGTTCCTCCTACTATCCCTCCCAATCGCCCTATGCGTGGTATTC CTCTTCAGCCGCTGGCGAAACGATCCCCTCGCCTCAATCCCCGGTCCAGAAATTGCAAAATGGACCGGCCTCGTCTTGAAATACCACTGGCTCGTCGGCAACCGCATGAAGTACGTCCACGCCCTTCATGAGCGCTACGGGCCCATCGTGCGTGTCAGCCCTGACGAAGTCGACGTCTGCGACCTGGCGGCCGTCAAAGAGATCCACCGCATCGGAACTCCCTTCCTGAAGCCGTACGCATTCTATCGCACCCTCACCAGCCCAGACATGGAGAACCTGTTCAACACCTCGGACGTCAAATTCCACAGCGCACGACGCAGGCTCTTCTCGAGCTCCGCGTCCGACGCCGAGCTGCACAAGTCCGAGGCCCTTATCGACGCCCGTGTTAAGCTTGCTATTGAGAAGATGCGCGCTGAGATGAAGACGGCACTCTCTGGCGCTGTCGATGTCTTCCAATGGTGGATCTTCATGACGACGGATATCATCGGCGAGCTTTGCTTTGGCGATTCATTCCGCATGCTCGAGTACGGCCGTAACAACCAGTACTCTCACGACCTGACTGCCGTTGCCGCCACCGAAGCCGTCAAGGTCGCTTTCCCAGGTCTCATCAGTCTAGCAGGCTccatccccattcccatACCCTACGTCCAGGAAGCAGCACAAGCGGGCGCCAGACTAGGCAAGTACGCCGTCGAGTCCATCGAGCGATACAAGGCGCTTCTCTCCAaatctctctcctccccaacaGCAGAGCCAATGAAACAAACCCTCTTCACGCGCCTCTTCCAACTCCAATCCAACAATGGCAAACccggcgttgaagaaggagaagaaggctcCCTCCCCGACAAAGCCATCCTCGACGAAGCAATCACCTTCATCGTCGCCGGCAGCGACACAACCGCAAATACCCTCACCTACCTCGTCTGGACCCTCTCCCAGCCCGCCAACGCCCACCTCCTATCCAACCTCGTCACCGAACTCTCGTCCCTCCCCGAGGACTTCACAGACAGCGACCTCAAACCACTCCCGCATCTCACCAACACCATAAACGAGACTCTACGACTATACTCAGGCGTCCCCTCCGCCCTCCCCCGCGTCTCAAACACACCCACAACACTCGCAACACACCCCATCCCCGCAGGCACAATCGTAACAACACAAGCGTACACACTCCACCGCGAGAGGTCGATTTACCCCAACCCGCTCGAGTTCCAGCCTGGTAGATGGGACAATCCAACGCGGGCGATGAAAGACGCATTCATGCCGTTTGGCGGCGGGGCGAGAACTTGTCTAGGTGTGCATCTTGCGAGGATGGAGTTGAGGCTTGCGACGGCGAGGTTCTTCAGAGCTTTTCCTGGGGCAAAGGTTCATGGTGATATGAGGgccgaggagatggagcagGTAGCCTGGTTCTTGCTCGCGCCGGTAGGGAAGAGGTGCTTGATTCGGGGGTAG